The following DNA comes from Saccharomyces mikatae IFO 1815 strain IFO1815 genome assembly, chromosome: 8.
AGGATATTGATGCATCCTTGGATTACAGTTCAAGAGCTCAAAAGCAAGAAATGGAGCGTGCCGAGAAGGATTATGAGCTATTCTTACAAGAACTGGAAGAAGATGCTGAATTGAGACAAAGTGTTAACCTATACAAGAACCGCGTTGCAGACGTACCTCCTGAAGAGCATGAAATGGATGAAGACGAGGACGAGGATGCTCCACAAATCAATATTGATGAGCTATTGGACGAATTGGATGAAATGACTTTAGACGATGGAGCCGATAATGCACCTGTGGAATCTCAGCAGTAAGAAACATGAAAGAGAGGAAAGagtaatatatatacttaaCAAACACTAGCATTTCAGTTTATCTATATACGTATATAGGGGGTGTAAAATGTATTTTATGGAACAACAAGCACCCGTTTATTGGATATCAAATAAGCAAGCAAGAAATATCGATTTTTAGAACGTTGATTCAAGATTCAGATTTATTGctttctttatcaatggGATCTCGTTTGGGCATCTTTTCCCGTTCAGTTCCTTtgcaaaacaaaaaaattaaggGAACCACCATCGCCTTCCAATGGTATTAAGATAAGGAACGTGTATCGCAATCcaacaaaaagaagttaATCAACAATCAAATGTCCTCTGAAAAGGTGTTAAATTATACGCCAGCTTTCAAATCGTTTCTGGATACATCTTTCTTCCACGAGCTGTCGAGATTGAAGCTCGATGTTCTGAAGTTAGATTCGACGTGCCAACCGCTTGTTGTAGATCTagatcttcaaaatattcccAAATCTGCAAATCAGGTTCCACTATTCTTAACCAACAGAAGTTTTCAGGAACACAGTAATAGGTCTGGTAATGAAGTGCCCATACAAGGCAAGATTTTCAACTTCAATGTATTAGACGAGTTTAAAAACTTGGACAAACAACAATTTTTGTATCAAAGAGCTTTGGAGTGCTGGGAAGAAGGTTTGAAAGATATCAATAAATGTGTTTTCTTTGTGATTATCAGTTTTGCTGACTTAAAAAGGTACAGGTACTATTACTGGTTAGGTGTTCCTTGTTTTCGAAGGCCCTCTTCGACTGTAGTACATGTGCGGCTAGAGCCAAATTCAGCAGAGCTTTGCGCAAGGTATCAAAAATGGTTTGATAtcaattattcaaaatggGTCTGTATATTGGATGAAGATAATAACATAGTAAATTATGATAAGgatattattgaaaaaactaaagTTCTAGCGGTGAGAGACACAAGTACAGTAGAAAACGTCCCCTCAGCTATAACGAAAAACTTCCTCAGTGTACTACAACATGATGTTCCTAGCTTGATAGGTCTCAGATTACTAATTATTAGGCAGAACGGAGGGAGTTTTGCATTAAATGTCACATTTGTCCCCGGTAACCCACAGTTATCATCAGGTAACCCAGATATGAAGGTTTCTGGGTGGGAAAAGAATATGCAGGGAAAACTGGCACCACGAGTTGTTGATTTGAGCTCTTTGCTGGATCCTTTGAAGATTGCAGATCAATCAGTGGATTTGAATTTAAAGCTGATGAAATGGAGAATTGTTCCTGACCTAAACTTGGATGTCATCAAGAATACAAAAGTATTACTACTAGGTGCTGGCACACTGGGTTGCTATGTTTCACGTGCATTAATGGCATGGGGTgtaagaaaaataacattTGTGGACAACGGTACGGTTTCATATTCAAATCCAGTAAGGCAAGCATTATATAATTTCGATGATTGTGGCAAATCAAAGGCAGATATTGCGGCTGcaagtttgaaaagaatattccCCTTAGTAAATGCTACGGGTGTAGAATTAAGTATTCCTATGATTGGTCATAAACTAGTTGACGAAGAAGCCCAACatgaagattttgatagGTTAAGAACGTTAATAAGAGAGCACGACgttgttttcttattagtgGACTCTCGAGAAAGCAGATGGCTACCGTCATTATTGAGTAacatggaaaaaaaaatagttaTCAATGCCGCTCTAGGTTTCGATAGCTATTTAGTTATGCGGCATGGAAATAGAGATGAGGACCCTTCAAAAAGGTTAGGTTGTTACTTCTGTCACGATGTGGTGGCACCAACTGACAGCTTGACTGATAGGACTTTGGACCAAATGTGCACAGTAACCAGGCCAGGGGTTGCTATGATGGCCTCTTCTTTGGCCGTCGAATTGATGACTTCCTTACTACAGTGTAAAAACTCAGGCTCAGAAACAACTGTTTTAGGAGAAGTACCTCATCAAATACGTGGCTTTTTgtataatttttctacCTTGAAATTGGAAACTCCAGCGTACGAGCATTGCCCAGCATGCAGTCCCAAAGTTATTGAGGCATTTACGGACTCAGGTTGGCAATTCGTAAAAAAAGCACTGGAGAACCCACTTTACCTCGAGGAAATTAGCGGGTTATCAATTATAAAGCAAGAGGTTGAACTACTAGGTGATGATGTTTTTGAATGGGAAGATGATAAATTCGATGAGATCGTTTGATGTTTTGCATGCAATATAATTAGTATATATTTTAGGGCTACTTTATGAAATTGATCTACTATTTATTAACTGAAATGTTTATATCTGGAGGAGTCATGAAAGTGACTTTTTTCTCCTTGGATCATTGCCATATtaattatgaaaaaaggGAAATCGCCATTGGTTTGGTTACAAAACATAAAATATacataaaataaaaaaatctcaaCTTTGGTCAAAACATTACGTAAGACGCCAGGAAATTCTGTCACTTCCCAGGTAACATTTTATTCtatgaagaacaaaatgtatttcttttatcattCCGTTACATACAAACGTTTAAATGATGATTATTATTCTCGTTACCCATATATCagaaaatgatgagaacTTTTCATTACAGCAATATGTAAACTAATATGTAAACCAACATGAACTAGTCCCCCACGATATAAATATTAATGCATCAGCTTAACATATGGAAACATTCCTTTTAATTGATCACCATATTTTGGCCCATTTAGAGCATAGTGATATTACCCTTCTCTAGATAGTCGcggaagaacaaaaaacgCCAAAATTCAGGAATGAaaatgtaaacaaaaagaactaaATTGAAAAGTCATCGAAAGTAAGTACTGACTACGAGTTTTCCTAACATAACTTACTATTTCAGTAGCGAAGAAATTACTTACGTATCTCATTTAACGCACTATAAAACCGTTTCAAGATTCCTTCGCACATATCCCGCGTAAAAGATGGAAACCAAAGAAGTAGATGATAGGGTAGAACTACTAAGATATACCAACAATATTCCCTTACTCGGAAAGCTAGTCAACCACCAACCACTATGGAGTACCAACCCCAAGCTGAAGTCTTTTTCACTCGAAAAAATATCAGCTCCTGACCAAAGGCGTATACAAGAGGCGTTAGTCGTAAAAGATCTTTTAAATGTACTGATTGGGCTTGAGGGAACGTACATCAGATATTTTAACGACTATGAACCTAGTGACCCAGAGACGCCGATAGAGTTTAAGATTGCCAGGAAAATGGATCCATCATTCAAAACATTTAGTAGAAGGATTGTTAGATATGGTAAGCAATACATGGTATTAACGAAAGCGTACGAAAAATGGTCTGATGCAACATATGGAATGGTTTTGCAAAGATTTGGATATGAAATTAGAAGATTTCTGGAGGATGTATATTTGAAAACACTGGTTGAAAGGCTTGAAAGGGACTTCAATAAAGTACCTAATTTTTCCATCAGAGAACTAGAACAGATTATTAATGAAACCGAAATAAACAAGCAAATGGATTTGCTTTACAACAtttatgaagaaatttgtaaagaaatagaggaaagaaaaataaaccaGTCTTCACAAGacaatttcaataatttcatGGACAATATGAGAAACGAGAGCAGTTTACACTTAAGGTTAATGGTAGCATTCGACACAACCGTGTATCCAGTACCAAAAGGTGGTGcaatattgaaaatctttcaacaGAAAATACTTGAAAATTTAGGTGATAGGTCAAGTGTTATAtttctgaaaaaactattaaa
Coding sequences within:
- the ATG7 gene encoding Atg7p (similar to Saccharomyces cerevisiae ATG7 (YHR171W); ancestral locus Anc_5.66); amino-acid sequence: MSSEKVLNYTPAFKSFLDTSFFHELSRLKLDVLKLDSTCQPLVVDLDLQNIPKSANQVPLFLTNRSFQEHSNRSGNEVPIQGKIFNFNVLDEFKNLDKQQFLYQRALECWEEGLKDINKCVFFVIISFADLKRYRYYYWLGVPCFRRPSSTVVHVRLEPNSAELCARYQKWFDINYSKWVCILDEDNNIVNYDKDIIEKTKVLAVRDTSTVENVPSAITKNFLSVLQHDVPSLIGLRLLIIRQNGGSFALNVTFVPGNPQLSSGNPDMKVSGWEKNMQGKLAPRVVDLSSLLDPLKIADQSVDLNLKLMKWRIVPDLNLDVIKNTKVLLLGAGTLGCYVSRALMAWGVRKITFVDNGTVSYSNPVRQALYNFDDCGKSKADIAAASLKRIFPLVNATGVELSIPMIGHKLVDEEAQHEDFDRLRTLIREHDVVFLLVDSRESRWLPSLLSNMEKKIVINAALGFDSYLVMRHGNRDEDPSKRLGCYFCHDVVAPTDSLTDRTLDQMCTVTRPGVAMMASSLAVELMTSLLQCKNSGSETTVLGEVPHQIRGFLYNFSTLKLETPAYEHCPACSPKVIEAFTDSGWQFVKKALENPLYLEEISGLSIIKQEVELLGDDVFEWEDDKFDEIV